A genome region from bacterium SCSIO 12844 includes the following:
- a CDS encoding adenine phosphoribosyltransferase — MEYNLSNSIRAVKDFPKPNILFRDITTLLNDADVYQQALDQLELVAKKYEFDVIAAIESRGFIFGGVLADRLKKRFVPIRKPGKLPYQTYQVEYELEYGKDALEVHIDAFKKNDRILIIDDLLATGGTAKAAAELIEISGAKISNFLFLVELDDLMGRALLTNYVVDALVHY; from the coding sequence ATGGAATATAACTTATCTAATAGCATTCGCGCTGTAAAAGATTTTCCTAAGCCAAATATTTTATTTCGTGATATTACAACCTTATTAAATGATGCTGATGTTTATCAACAAGCACTTGATCAGTTAGAGCTCGTTGCTAAAAAATATGAATTTGATGTAATTGCTGCAATAGAGTCGCGTGGCTTTATTTTTGGTGGTGTACTAGCGGATCGGCTAAAAAAACGCTTTGTACCGATTAGAAAACCAGGAAAATTACCTTATCAAACCTATCAGGTTGAATATGAATTAGAATATGGTAAAGATGCGTTAGAAGTGCATATTGATGCGTTTAAAAAAAATGATCGCATTTTAATTATCGATGATTTATTAGCAACAGGCGGTACTGCCAAAGCTGCAGCAGAACTTATTGAAATATCTGGCGCTAAGATAAGTAACTTTTTATTTTTAGTTGAACTCGATGATTTAATGGGTAGAGCATTATTAACTAATTATGTCGTTGATGCTTTAGTCCACTATTAA
- the odhB gene encoding 2-oxoglutarate dehydrogenase complex dihydrolipoyllysine-residue succinyltransferase, giving the protein MTIEVKTPVFPESITEGTVATWHKKEGDQVEEDEVIVEVETDKVVMEVPAMSSGVINKIIKHEGDVVNSEEVLATLSETSGEIVKESAEVKAPQKQMATSTSSEKKPATVGVKAVDIKVPQFPESITEGTIANWHKKVGEQVEENDVIVEIETDKVVMEVPAMESGVISGILKTEGDVVLTEEIIGTLIVGAPAPSQTAASVTADVNTQVNHANETQAQHLSPSVRRAVKEHDIDIANIQGSGKGGRIVKEDLNKPQQATSTVPPTQAKAMPTQSPKPQTQVEITGDRYEKRVKMTRLRQTVAKRLVEVQHTNAILTTFNEVDMKPVMDLRKKYKDLFAKEYETKLGFMSFFLKASVEALKRFPEVNASIDGDDIVYHGFYDIGVAVGSDRGLVVPVIRHADQKSFADIEADIVQKAIRARDGKLSLEEMQGGTFTITNGGTYGSMLSTPIINAPQSAILGMHNIVERPVVKDGQVVVRPIMYLALSYDHRIIDGSVSVRFLKTIKEMIEDPARLLLQV; this is encoded by the coding sequence ATGACAATTGAAGTAAAAACACCTGTATTTCCTGAATCTATTACAGAAGGCACAGTTGCAACTTGGCATAAGAAAGAAGGTGATCAAGTTGAAGAAGATGAGGTTATTGTTGAAGTAGAAACAGATAAAGTCGTTATGGAAGTACCAGCGATGTCATCTGGAGTTATAAACAAAATTATTAAACATGAAGGTGATGTGGTTAATAGTGAAGAAGTATTAGCTACACTAAGTGAAACTAGTGGTGAGATAGTAAAAGAGTCAGCAGAAGTAAAAGCACCTCAAAAGCAAATGGCTACTTCTACTTCAAGTGAGAAGAAACCTGCAACTGTTGGCGTAAAAGCCGTTGATATAAAAGTACCTCAGTTTCCTGAATCTATTACAGAAGGTACCATTGCAAATTGGCATAAAAAAGTCGGTGAGCAAGTAGAAGAAAATGATGTGATTGTTGAAATTGAAACAGATAAAGTTGTTATGGAAGTACCAGCAATGGAAAGTGGTGTCATCTCAGGGATTCTTAAAACCGAAGGTGATGTTGTATTAACTGAAGAGATTATTGGTACTTTAATTGTTGGCGCACCAGCACCTTCACAAACAGCAGCAAGTGTAACAGCTGATGTAAATACCCAAGTAAATCACGCCAATGAGACTCAAGCACAGCATTTATCACCATCGGTACGTCGTGCAGTAAAAGAGCATGATATTGATATAGCAAATATTCAGGGTAGCGGTAAAGGTGGTCGTATTGTTAAGGAAGATTTAAATAAGCCACAGCAAGCTACATCTACTGTGCCACCAACTCAAGCAAAAGCTATGCCTACCCAGTCGCCTAAACCTCAGACACAGGTTGAAATAACAGGTGATCGTTACGAAAAACGTGTCAAGATGACGCGACTTCGCCAAACGGTTGCTAAACGATTGGTTGAAGTGCAGCATACTAATGCCATTTTAACTACATTTAATGAAGTTGATATGAAACCTGTGATGGATTTACGCAAAAAATATAAAGATTTATTTGCTAAGGAGTATGAGACTAAACTTGGCTTTATGTCATTTTTCTTAAAAGCCTCTGTTGAAGCATTAAAGCGCTTTCCAGAAGTCAATGCATCTATTGATGGCGATGATATCGTATATCATGGTTTTTATGATATTGGTGTCGCTGTAGGCTCAGATAGAGGCTTAGTTGTGCCTGTAATTCGTCATGCTGATCAGAAGTCGTTTGCTGATATTGAAGCAGATATTGTGCAAAAAGCGATTCGTGCGCGTGATGGTAAATTATCACTAGAAGAAATGCAAGGTGGTACATTTACTATTACCAATGGTGGGACTTATGGCTCAATGCTGTCAACACCGATTATTAATGCGCCACAAAGTGCTATTTTAGGGATGCATAATATTGTTGAGCGTCCTGTGGTGAAAGATGGCCAAGTCGTTGTCAGACCAATTATGTATTTAGCACTATCTTATGATCATCGAATTATCGATGGTAGTGTTTCAGTACGTTTCTTAAAAACAATTAAAGAGATGATTGAAGATCCGGCAAGATTATTGCTTCAAGTATAA
- a CDS encoding 2-oxoglutarate dehydrogenase E1 component, with product MKQLWSNSQLSGGSSAYLDSIYESYLENPDSVDASWRAYFDQMANGVIDTPHSQVRQEFIELARHPRTIQKTETAVTGEFPDGGDQVSAVMDLVYAYRYVGHKLAKIDPLGLRDTQDVPELALAFHGLKASDLDVEFNAGAITHHKPLKLKEIIKKLESIYCGPIGSEYMHITETAEKMWLRERLEETVRPISNERKIWLLKRLSAAEGLEKYLGMRYVGQKRFSLEGGESLIPIFDRMVEKSGDYNVKELIIGMAHRGRLNVLVNIMGKSPQELFKEFEGKQGRKLLSGDVKYHLGFSSNARTNHGDVHLSLAFNPSHLETVDAVAVGSARARQDRWKGSDNIENKVIPVQVHGDAAFSGQGIVMETLALSQTRAYGTGGSIHLVINNQVGFTTSNPKDARSSLYSTDIAKMIEAPIFHVNGDDPEAVLRVIELAFDYRMTFNKDVVIDLVCYRRHGHNEADEPSGTQPEMYQTIKQLKTTCRLYADRLVNDGLISESDAKEIQKNYRKRLENEQCVANVTTDLSASEDLKLVDWSPYLDKHWLKDNVSTTYDKEKLVQLAKKVCQYPANFKLQPQVKKTYDERLKMACGEVAFNWGAAEMLAYATLVEEGHPIRMTGEDCGRGTFSHRYAVLHNHDLVNKVQPDYIPVQHLSEKQASFEIYDSILSEYAVLGFEYGYSASAPNSLVIWEAQFGDFANTAQVVIDQFISSAEEKWGRLSGLTLYLPHGQEGAGPEHSSARLERYLQLCANENMQVCIPTTPAQMYHMIRRQALRPYRKPLIVMTPKSLLRHPMVHSSIDDLSEGHFHCVIKEVDAAIKAKNVKRVVICTGKVYYDLYKKRNEKELTDVAIIRLEQLNPFPEAEFKKVMKAYNHVTDIIWAQEEPENQGAWWMISHCIRKMLNDNQTLGYAGRAAAASPAVGYPSLFHEQQEQLVLDALNLSQTD from the coding sequence ATGAAACAATTATGGTCTAATTCTCAATTATCTGGTGGAAGTAGTGCTTATTTAGACTCTATCTATGAATCATATTTAGAGAACCCTGATAGTGTTGATGCTAGCTGGCGCGCTTATTTTGATCAAATGGCTAATGGCGTCATTGACACACCGCATTCACAAGTACGCCAAGAGTTTATTGAATTAGCACGTCATCCACGCACGATTCAAAAAACTGAAACAGCTGTTACAGGAGAATTTCCTGATGGAGGAGATCAAGTATCAGCTGTGATGGATTTAGTTTATGCTTATCGTTATGTTGGTCATAAATTAGCAAAGATAGATCCATTGGGCTTAAGAGATACGCAAGATGTACCTGAGTTAGCATTAGCATTTCATGGCCTTAAGGCATCTGATTTGGATGTTGAATTTAATGCTGGAGCAATCACGCATCATAAGCCATTAAAACTAAAAGAAATTATCAAAAAGCTTGAATCAATTTACTGTGGCCCCATTGGCTCTGAATATATGCACATTACTGAAACTGCAGAAAAAATGTGGTTGCGAGAACGTTTAGAAGAAACAGTTCGTCCAATTAGTAATGAGCGCAAAATATGGTTATTAAAACGCCTAAGTGCTGCTGAAGGTTTAGAAAAATACTTAGGCATGCGTTATGTTGGCCAAAAACGCTTTTCTTTAGAAGGTGGTGAAAGCTTAATTCCAATTTTTGATCGTATGGTCGAAAAATCTGGTGATTATAATGTCAAAGAGCTTATTATTGGTATGGCGCATCGTGGGCGATTAAATGTGCTTGTTAATATTATGGGTAAATCGCCTCAGGAGCTATTTAAAGAGTTTGAAGGTAAGCAAGGACGTAAATTATTATCAGGTGATGTGAAGTATCATTTAGGATTTTCATCAAATGCACGTACAAATCATGGGGATGTACATTTATCATTAGCTTTTAACCCATCACACCTTGAGACAGTTGATGCAGTTGCTGTGGGTTCAGCAAGAGCAAGACAAGATCGTTGGAAGGGTAGTGATAATATAGAGAATAAAGTGATTCCAGTTCAAGTTCATGGAGATGCAGCATTTTCTGGACAAGGTATTGTGATGGAGACTTTAGCTTTATCACAGACACGTGCTTATGGCACAGGTGGCTCCATTCATCTTGTGATTAATAATCAGGTTGGTTTTACAACCAGTAATCCTAAAGATGCTAGAAGTAGCTTATATTCAACAGATATCGCTAAAATGATTGAAGCGCCTATTTTTCATGTTAATGGTGATGACCCTGAAGCAGTACTAAGAGTCATCGAATTAGCATTTGATTATCGAATGACATTTAACAAAGATGTTGTCATTGATTTGGTTTGTTATCGTCGTCACGGTCACAATGAAGCAGATGAACCATCAGGTACTCAGCCTGAAATGTATCAAACGATTAAACAATTAAAAACAACGTGTCGTTTATATGCTGATCGTTTAGTAAATGATGGCCTAATTTCAGAAAGTGATGCTAAAGAGATTCAAAAAAATTACCGTAAGCGTTTAGAGAATGAGCAGTGTGTTGCTAATGTCACAACTGATTTATCAGCATCGGAAGATTTAAAACTAGTTGATTGGAGTCCTTATTTAGATAAGCACTGGTTAAAAGATAATGTATCAACAACTTATGATAAAGAAAAGCTTGTTCAGTTAGCAAAAAAAGTATGCCAGTACCCTGCCAATTTTAAATTACAGCCTCAGGTGAAAAAAACTTATGATGAACGTCTTAAGATGGCTTGTGGTGAAGTTGCTTTTAATTGGGGTGCTGCTGAAATGCTTGCTTATGCAACATTAGTTGAAGAAGGACACCCTATTCGTATGACAGGCGAAGACTGTGGGCGTGGTACATTTTCACATCGTTATGCTGTCTTACATAATCATGATTTAGTTAATAAAGTACAACCTGATTATATTCCAGTACAACACCTATCTGAAAAACAGGCAAGTTTTGAGATTTATGACTCTATTTTATCTGAATATGCCGTATTAGGTTTTGAATATGGTTATTCTGCCTCAGCACCTAATTCGCTAGTAATTTGGGAGGCGCAATTTGGTGACTTTGCAAATACAGCTCAAGTTGTTATTGATCAGTTTATTTCTTCGGCTGAAGAAAAATGGGGGCGTTTATCAGGATTAACACTTTATTTACCACATGGGCAAGAAGGTGCGGGGCCTGAACACTCATCAGCTCGTTTAGAGCGTTATTTACAATTATGTGCTAATGAAAATATGCAAGTCTGTATACCAACAACGCCTGCTCAAATGTATCATATGATTCGAAGGCAAGCATTAAGACCATACCGCAAACCACTTATTGTTATGACACCTAAAAGCCTATTACGTCACCCAATGGTGCACTCTTCAATAGATGATTTAAGTGAAGGTCATTTTCATTGCGTGATTAAAGAAGTGGATGCTGCAATAAAAGCAAAAAATGTCAAGCGTGTTGTTATTTGTACAGGCAAAGTATATTACGATTTATATAAAAAGCGTAATGAAAAAGAGCTAACTGATGTTGCTATTATTCGTCTTGAGCAATTAAATCCATTCCCTGAAGCTGAATTTAAAAAAGTAATGAAAGCTTATAACCATGTAACTGATATTATATGGGCTCAAGAAGAGCCAGAAAATCAAGGTGCTTGGTGGATGATTTCGCATTGTATTAGAAAAATGCTTAATGACAACCAAACACTAGGCTATGCAGGGCGAGCTGCTGCTGCATCACCAGCTGTGGGTTATCCTTCATTATTCCACGAACAACAAGAGCAACTAGTTTTAGATGCATTGAATTTATCTCAAACAGATTAA
- the sdhA gene encoding succinate dehydrogenase flavoprotein subunit, producing MNIAKQEFDAIVIGAGGAGMRASYQLSQSGLNVAVISKVFPTRSHTVSAQGGIAAALGNVGDFGDDLPNDDWRWHMYDTVKGSDYIGDQDAIEYMCEHAPKAIIELEHMGLPFSRLDDGKIYQRAFGGMSRNYDVAKQAKRTCAAADRTGHALLHTLYQGNLKHHTNFFNEWYAVDLVKTSDHSIAGVIALCMETGQLVFFQSKITILATGGAGRIYESSTNAHINTGDGVGMVLRAGFPLQDMEFWQFHPTGIAAAGVLVTEGCRGEGGILRNKDGERFMERYAPTAKDLASRDVVSRASQQEIREGRGLQFGGVDSVNLDLTHLDESIITKRLPGIRELAITFAGVDPIKEMIPVVPTCHYMMGGIPTNKYGQAVTQDTMGQDVVIGGLYAVGECACVSVHGANRLGSNSLLDLVVFGRAAGIHAQDAIRQGVSMQSVTDSDLEHALARLNRWETNKDGEHVADLRRQLQKAMQRDFGVFRTEETMQEGLDSLKEIRNRIKSAVLGDHSKVFNTARIEALELDNLMETAMATAVLAVTRKESRGAHSREDYPKRDDVNWLKHTLYYSEGDRFSERGVNMMPTKVKPFEPKERKY from the coding sequence ATGAATATAGCAAAACAAGAGTTTGATGCAATTGTAATTGGTGCTGGTGGTGCTGGCATGCGTGCATCGTATCAATTATCACAGTCAGGGTTAAATGTTGCCGTCATATCAAAAGTATTTCCAACACGCTCACATACCGTTTCAGCTCAAGGTGGCATTGCAGCTGCTTTAGGTAATGTTGGTGATTTTGGTGATGACCTTCCAAATGACGACTGGCGTTGGCATATGTATGATACAGTTAAAGGTTCAGATTATATTGGTGATCAAGATGCAATTGAGTATATGTGTGAACATGCACCAAAGGCAATTATTGAATTAGAACATATGGGACTGCCTTTTTCACGTTTGGATGATGGTAAGATTTATCAACGTGCATTTGGCGGTATGTCAAGAAATTATGATGTAGCAAAGCAGGCAAAGCGTACATGTGCCGCTGCAGATAGAACAGGGCATGCATTATTACATACCCTATATCAAGGTAACCTAAAGCATCATACAAACTTTTTTAATGAGTGGTATGCCGTTGATTTAGTTAAAACATCAGACCACTCGATTGCAGGGGTGATAGCCTTATGTATGGAAACTGGACAGCTAGTATTTTTTCAATCAAAAATTACCATTTTAGCCACTGGCGGTGCTGGGCGTATTTATGAATCATCAACCAATGCACATATTAATACAGGGGATGGTGTTGGCATGGTTTTACGTGCAGGCTTTCCACTACAAGATATGGAGTTTTGGCAATTTCATCCAACAGGTATTGCTGCTGCAGGTGTCTTGGTTACTGAGGGCTGTCGTGGTGAAGGTGGTATTCTACGTAATAAAGATGGTGAACGTTTTATGGAACGTTATGCACCAACAGCAAAAGATTTAGCCTCTCGTGATGTAGTCTCTCGTGCATCACAGCAAGAAATTAGAGAAGGGCGAGGCTTGCAATTTGGTGGTGTTGATAGTGTCAATTTAGACTTAACTCATTTAGATGAGAGTATTATTACTAAGCGCCTACCAGGTATTCGTGAATTAGCCATTACATTTGCAGGAGTTGATCCTATTAAAGAGATGATTCCTGTTGTGCCTACTTGCCATTATATGATGGGTGGTATTCCAACCAATAAATATGGTCAGGCAGTTACACAAGATACCATGGGGCAAGATGTTGTTATTGGTGGTTTATATGCCGTAGGAGAATGTGCTTGTGTTTCTGTACATGGAGCAAATCGATTAGGTAGTAATTCATTATTGGATTTAGTTGTTTTTGGACGTGCTGCGGGGATACACGCTCAAGATGCAATTCGACAAGGTGTATCAATGCAAAGTGTAACTGATAGTGACTTAGAACATGCATTAGCTCGTCTTAACCGCTGGGAGACCAATAAAGATGGTGAACATGTTGCAGATTTACGACGTCAGTTGCAAAAAGCAATGCAACGTGATTTTGGTGTTTTTAGAACAGAAGAGACGATGCAAGAAGGATTAGATAGCTTAAAAGAGATTCGTAATCGTATTAAAAGTGCTGTTTTAGGTGATCATAGTAAAGTATTTAATACAGCGAGAATTGAAGCATTAGAGTTAGATAATTTAATGGAAACTGCAATGGCAACAGCTGTTTTAGCTGTAACCCGTAAAGAATCCCGTGGTGCTCATTCGCGAGAAGACTATCCAAAACGTGATGATGTCAATTGGCTTAAACATACGCTTTATTATTCAGAAGGTGATCGTTTTAGTGAGCGTGGTGTTAATATGATGCCAACGAAAGTGAAACCATTTGAACCAAAAGAGCGTAAATACTAA
- a CDS encoding FUSC family protein — protein sequence MIHLHQNKLSTKLFLSIEMALIVWICFLISSFIGYSSQQLSIIGGLWAAISGIVVIQNTRKLTDHMAVVRLIGSFIGAAIAGIFLVFFPAHIILCIPVIFLISLICKFIHFEEGLRLAGLTAAVVIAVSLLSPHIPPFWNALSRFLESLIGVLVAVCIRWIVLYIISLINKKKK from the coding sequence ATGATTCATTTACATCAAAATAAACTATCGACTAAATTATTTCTATCTATTGAAATGGCACTCATTGTATGGATTTGCTTTCTAATTAGTAGCTTTATTGGTTATAGCAGTCAACAATTGTCAATCATTGGTGGGCTCTGGGCTGCAATTTCAGGCATTGTTGTTATACAAAATACACGTAAACTGACAGATCATATGGCAGTTGTACGCTTAATTGGCTCATTTATTGGAGCAGCCATTGCTGGTATTTTTTTAGTTTTTTTTCCGGCACATATTATTCTTTGTATCCCTGTTATTTTCTTAATTTCTTTAATCTGTAAATTTATTCATTTCGAAGAAGGATTACGCCTTGCAGGTCTAACCGCTGCAGTTGTTATCGCTGTAAGCTTACTCTCACCACATATACCACCATTTTGGAATGCCTTATCACGATTTTTAGAATCATTAATTGGCGTTTTAGTTGCTGTTTGCATACGCTGGATTGTGTTGTATATTATTTCATTAATTAATAAAAAAAAGAAATAA
- a CDS encoding NAD-dependent malic enzyme — MPSKKKVATGQSISTKLKGRALLNEPLLNKGTAFNELERDSFDLHGLLPVHIESMNSQVMRVGRQLQEKANNIQKNIFLNALHDSNVTLFYKYATMNIDEVLPIVYTPTVGDAVESYSCEFRRPAGVYLSYEQKDKLDKILAKTAKEREIDFIIVTDGEAVLGIGDWGIGGMDISIGKLMVYIICSGINPARVLPVQLDVGTNNQKLIDSSLYLGSHHKRITGKEYDEFIDLFVKSVKKHFPNVYLHWEDFGRDHARSILEKYRNDLCTFNDDMQGTGIVATANTITGIQATKTSFSDHVVVMFGAGTAGCGIMDQILDAFVASGMTEAQARKRFYIIDRNGLIVDDMEGLPYFQKPYARKRSELKKWQVVDQDNISLQEVVENAKATILIGCSTVKGAFNKPIVKAMAKNIKRPIIMPLSNPNSHCEAEPEDLIKWTDAKAIIAAGSPFDPVEYKGKTYVISQANNAFIFPGLGLGAIAVKATKMSDNMIRAACKALSEFSPLRKNKDAPILPPIHDAPLVSKKAAVAVAKAAIKEGLSAINAKASDAEKLVEAAQWTPKYSKLNKA; from the coding sequence ATGCCATCGAAGAAAAAAGTTGCTACTGGTCAATCAATTAGTACAAAGCTCAAAGGTAGAGCACTTTTAAATGAACCATTATTAAATAAAGGTACGGCATTTAATGAGCTAGAGCGAGATAGTTTTGATTTACATGGTTTGTTGCCAGTACATATTGAGTCAATGAATTCACAAGTGATGCGTGTTGGCCGTCAATTACAGGAAAAAGCTAATAATATTCAAAAAAATATTTTTTTAAATGCTTTACATGACAGTAACGTAACCTTGTTTTATAAATATGCGACAATGAACATAGATGAAGTGTTACCGATTGTTTATACACCGACAGTTGGCGATGCAGTAGAAAGCTATTCATGTGAATTTAGAAGGCCTGCAGGTGTTTACCTTTCTTATGAACAAAAGGATAAATTAGATAAAATTTTAGCAAAAACAGCTAAAGAACGAGAGATTGATTTTATTATTGTTACCGATGGTGAAGCAGTACTTGGTATTGGTGATTGGGGCATTGGTGGTATGGATATCAGTATTGGCAAATTAATGGTTTATATTATTTGCTCAGGGATCAATCCTGCTCGAGTTTTGCCTGTACAATTAGATGTAGGAACTAATAATCAAAAATTGATCGATAGCTCACTCTATTTAGGATCACATCATAAGCGAATTACAGGTAAAGAGTACGATGAGTTTATTGATTTATTTGTCAAAAGCGTTAAAAAACATTTTCCAAACGTCTATTTACATTGGGAAGATTTTGGCCGTGATCATGCCAGAAGTATTTTAGAAAAATATCGTAATGATCTATGTACATTTAATGATGATATGCAAGGTACAGGAATTGTTGCAACTGCTAACACAATTACTGGCATTCAGGCAACAAAAACGAGCTTTAGTGATCATGTGGTTGTGATGTTTGGCGCAGGCACAGCAGGCTGTGGTATTATGGATCAGATATTAGATGCATTCGTTGCCAGTGGTATGACAGAGGCACAGGCAAGAAAACGTTTTTATATTATTGATCGTAATGGTTTAATTGTAGATGATATGGAAGGTTTACCTTATTTTCAAAAACCCTATGCAAGAAAAAGAAGTGAACTTAAAAAATGGCAGGTAGTTGATCAGGATAATATATCTTTACAAGAAGTCGTTGAAAATGCTAAAGCGACTATTTTAATTGGCTGCTCAACAGTTAAAGGAGCGTTTAATAAACCAATTGTAAAAGCAATGGCTAAAAATATTAAACGTCCAATTATTATGCCATTATCTAATCCAAACTCACATTGTGAGGCTGAACCTGAAGACTTAATTAAATGGACAGATGCTAAAGCGATTATTGCAGCAGGTAGTCCGTTTGATCCTGTTGAATATAAAGGTAAGACATACGTGATATCTCAGGCAAATAATGCGTTTATTTTCCCTGGTCTTGGTCTTGGCGCAATTGCTGTTAAAGCGACAAAAATGTCAGATAATATGATTCGAGCAGCATGTAAAGCATTAAGTGAGTTCTCACCATTAAGAAAAAATAAAGATGCGCCAATCTTACCACCAATTCATGATGCACCATTAGTCAGTAAAAAGGCAGCTGTAGCTGTTGCAAAAGCTGCAATTAAGGAAGGTTTATCAGCAATTAATGCTAAGGCATCCGATGCGGAAAAATTAGTAGAAGCGGCACAATGGACACCTAAGTATTCTAAATTAAATAAAGCTTAA
- a CDS encoding succinate dehydrogenase iron-sulfur subunit, with the protein MHTIRFKIYRYDPEVDKKPYMKEYTLEVDNPHIKVLTAIEMLKEKDPTIAIRRSCREGVCGSDGMNINGQNRLACITTLSDLKQPIVIRPLPGLPVIRDLVVDMNQFYHNYEKVKPYLIAEEGHQPATERLQSPEDRAKLDGLYECILCACCSTSCPSFWWNPDKFIGPAGLLQAYRFVIDSRDVATKERLSDLEDPYSAFRCRGIMNCVQVCPKGLNPTKAIGKLRSMMLKNDL; encoded by the coding sequence ATGCATACTATTAGATTTAAAATTTATCGTTATGACCCAGAAGTCGATAAAAAGCCTTATATGAAAGAATATACTCTAGAAGTAGATAATCCGCATATTAAAGTCTTAACAGCAATTGAAATGCTAAAAGAGAAAGATCCAACTATTGCAATACGCCGTTCTTGTCGAGAAGGTGTTTGTGGCTCTGATGGTATGAATATTAATGGTCAAAATCGTTTAGCTTGTATTACAACTTTAAGTGATTTAAAGCAACCGATTGTAATTAGGCCATTACCAGGGCTGCCTGTAATTCGTGATTTGGTGGTTGATATGAATCAATTTTATCATAACTATGAAAAGGTAAAACCTTATCTGATTGCAGAAGAAGGCCATCAACCTGCAACTGAACGTTTACAGTCACCGGAAGATCGTGCAAAACTAGATGGACTGTATGAGTGCATCCTATGTGCATGTTGCTCAACATCTTGCCCATCATTTTGGTGGAATCCAGATAAATTTATCGGTCCTGCTGGATTGTTGCAAGCTTATCGTTTTGTGATTGATAGTCGAGATGTGGCAACAAAAGAACGCCTAAGTGATTTAGAAGATCCATATAGCGCATTTCGTTGTCGTGGTATTATGAACTGTGTTCAAGTTTGCCCTAAAGGGCTTAATCCGACAAAAGCAATTGGCAAATTAAGATCAATGATGCTGAAAAATGATTTATAA